Part of the Chloroflexota bacterium genome, CACTGGATGATGAGAGCGGCCAGGACCTGGCTGAGTACGGACTCATCATCGCCTTGATCGCGGTCGTCGCCATCGGCGCTTTGACAGTGCTCGGCAACAGCATCACGGGCGTGTTCAGCACCATTGCAGCTTCCCTATAACGGCCGTTCTGGCCAGAGGGTTCTTGCATAACGCACGAAGTAGGAAAACGGGCCGGGGCATCGTACCCAGGCGGCGGGGTTGCCTTTAAGCGACCTGAGTTTGGGACAATCAGAGATAGAACAAGTGCAGGGGGGTCCTGGGAGCACACCCGGGGCCCCCTTGCCACGAGGGCAGCTTTTATGGGGCGTCGGCAGAGGGGTCAAAACCTGGTTGAACTGGCACTGCTATTACCATTGCTTGTGGCCATCACCGCCCTCGTGCTGGACGCCGGACGCGGGCTACAGGCATACATGGTGCTCATCAACGCGTCTCGCGAGGCAGTGCGATACGCGTCGTCCAATCCCACCGACACCGCCGGGATCACGGACATCGCCCTGGCGGAGATTCAACGGGGTGGGTTGTCCACGGCCAACGCGAGCGTCAGCGTCTCGGGCTCCACGCCCGGGAGCCCGGTCCAGGTCACGGTCACTTACCAAATGCCGCTCG contains:
- a CDS encoding Flp family type IVb pilin, with the translated sequence MRNWTDVIHWLKLWLGALDDESGQDLAEYGLIIALIAVVAIGALTVLGNSITGVFSTIAASL